In Paenibacillus guangzhouensis, a single window of DNA contains:
- a CDS encoding glycosyl hydrolase family 18 protein produces MRITKKWMLVVMLVAMFLTLLPTLSFAAASGPPGTPVLTQNNWDSKPNYSLTFNMWWGNNGTTWKLYENGTLIHTADLTDNTPNAQTGSYSFTNKASGTYVYKVELINAAGTSVSNNLSYTVAGGTGGGDTQAPTTPTNLTSTAKTATTIDLTWSAATDNVGVTGYEVFKDGVSVGTTPNTAFSVTGLTANTAYAFTVKAKDAAGNVSLASNSLSVTTDPLPVDTQAPSAPSNLITTAKTSTSIALSWSPSTDNVGVTGYNIFKDGVSAGTTTSTTFNATALSPNTAYVFTVQAKDAAGNVSALSNSLSVTTDAASSIPAWTAGTAYKTGDRVSYKNSVYICLQAHTALVGWEPSGTPTLWQLDTSAPDTTPPTAPTALTVSTVSSNALTLSWQPSTDNIGVKNYTVFQNGTSLGTSTNTSYLVTGLSANSTYVFSVKASDAAGNVSAASNEVTVTTPAPDLTPPTAPTNLTASNVTSNTVVLTWNASTDNVAVSGYDIYAGPALKGSTTGTSYTVTGLSPTTLYSFTVKAKDAAGNISDASNPVSVTTLEGSKGGDYKIVGYFPSWGVYSGRNYKVPDIDASKVTHINFAFADICWNGKHGNPDPTGPNPTTWSCQDENGNINVPNGTIVQGDPWADTGMSYPGDTWDTPIKGSFNQLNKLKKAYPHLKTIISVGGWSWSNRFSDVAADPAARKVFAKSAVDFIHKYGFDGVDLDWEYPVGGGLAGNSARPADKQNYTLLLQEIRTELDLAGAKDGKHYYLTIASGISAQYQNNTELDKIAQICDWINMMAYDMHGAWDPKSGQNAPLYFDPADNGINPTDFNIDAAIKGYLAKGVPANKIVLGLAFYGRGWDGCANVNGGLYQTCSGGSKKGTVEAGSFDYWDLEANYINKNGYTRYWNDVTKTPYLYNPSTGTFITYDDVQSLQFKTDYLKAKGLAGGMFWEFSGDKTKTLLRAVSDFLPRQSLSMP; encoded by the coding sequence GTGAGGATTACGAAAAAATGGATGCTCGTGGTCATGCTAGTAGCTATGTTTCTCACATTACTGCCTACTCTGTCCTTTGCAGCTGCGTCGGGCCCCCCTGGGACTCCCGTTTTAACGCAGAACAATTGGGATAGCAAGCCGAACTATTCGCTTACTTTCAACATGTGGTGGGGGAATAACGGAACAACATGGAAATTGTATGAAAATGGGACGCTGATCCACACAGCTGATTTAACAGATAATACACCCAATGCGCAAACCGGTTCATACAGCTTCACGAATAAAGCGTCCGGCACCTATGTCTATAAAGTTGAACTCATTAACGCTGCAGGAACATCCGTATCCAATAATCTGAGCTATACCGTAGCTGGCGGCACAGGTGGAGGAGACACGCAAGCACCAACAACACCGACAAATCTAACCTCGACAGCAAAGACCGCTACAACAATCGATTTAACCTGGTCAGCTGCAACGGATAATGTCGGTGTTACAGGCTATGAGGTGTTCAAAGATGGCGTGTCCGTCGGCACAACACCAAACACTGCTTTTTCTGTAACAGGGTTAACCGCCAATACAGCCTATGCCTTCACCGTGAAAGCCAAGGATGCTGCCGGCAATGTTTCTCTTGCTAGCAATTCCTTATCTGTGACAACAGACCCTTTGCCAGTCGACACGCAAGCTCCTTCTGCACCAAGCAACCTCATCACTACAGCTAAAACATCCACTTCCATCGCACTCTCTTGGTCACCTTCAACGGATAACGTCGGAGTTACGGGATATAACATTTTCAAAGATGGTGTATCTGCTGGCACGACGACAAGCACGACCTTCAATGCTACAGCTTTATCCCCCAATACGGCCTATGTATTTACCGTTCAAGCCAAAGATGCTGCTGGTAATGTATCTGCACTTAGCAATTCCCTATCTGTAACAACAGATGCTGCCTCCTCCATCCCTGCATGGACCGCAGGAACCGCTTATAAGACGGGCGACCGGGTATCTTATAAGAATAGTGTCTACATATGCCTTCAAGCGCACACGGCATTGGTAGGCTGGGAACCTTCCGGCACACCAACGTTATGGCAATTAGATACGAGTGCACCAGACACTACACCACCAACAGCCCCAACTGCACTAACGGTCTCTACTGTCAGCAGCAACGCATTAACCCTGAGCTGGCAGCCTTCAACAGATAACATTGGCGTTAAGAACTACACGGTATTTCAGAACGGAACGTCCCTTGGCACATCGACGAATACGAGCTACCTGGTGACAGGACTATCTGCGAATTCAACCTATGTATTCAGTGTCAAAGCGAGTGATGCCGCAGGAAACGTGTCGGCAGCCAGCAATGAGGTTACTGTAACAACGCCTGCACCAGATCTTACTCCACCTACGGCACCTACAAATCTTACCGCTTCCAATGTAACGAGTAATACCGTTGTATTAACTTGGAATGCCTCCACTGACAACGTTGCCGTATCGGGCTATGACATTTATGCTGGCCCTGCGCTCAAAGGATCTACGACAGGAACGAGCTACACGGTAACTGGGTTGTCCCCTACTACGTTATACAGTTTTACAGTAAAAGCAAAAGACGCAGCAGGTAATATTTCGGATGCAAGCAATCCCGTATCCGTTACAACGCTAGAGGGCTCTAAAGGTGGCGATTATAAAATCGTAGGTTATTTCCCATCTTGGGGTGTCTATAGCGGACGCAATTATAAAGTACCTGATATCGACGCCTCGAAGGTAACACACATTAATTTCGCGTTTGCCGATATTTGTTGGAACGGCAAGCATGGCAATCCAGATCCTACAGGTCCTAACCCAACGACTTGGTCTTGTCAGGATGAGAACGGAAATATCAACGTACCTAACGGAACTATCGTACAAGGCGATCCTTGGGCAGACACAGGAATGTCCTATCCAGGGGATACATGGGATACACCGATCAAAGGCAGCTTCAATCAATTGAATAAACTCAAGAAGGCTTATCCACATCTGAAGACCATTATCTCTGTAGGCGGGTGGAGTTGGTCGAACCGATTCTCGGATGTTGCCGCGGATCCTGCTGCACGAAAAGTATTCGCAAAATCCGCAGTAGACTTTATCCACAAGTACGGCTTTGATGGTGTGGATCTAGATTGGGAATATCCTGTTGGCGGCGGATTAGCCGGCAATAGCGCGCGTCCAGCAGACAAACAGAACTATACGTTACTCCTACAAGAAATACGTACAGAACTTGACCTTGCAGGGGCAAAGGATGGGAAGCATTATTATCTGACGATCGCCTCTGGCATTAGTGCACAGTATCAGAATAATACCGAACTCGACAAGATCGCCCAAATCTGCGATTGGATTAATATGATGGCTTATGATATGCATGGTGCTTGGGATCCGAAATCCGGGCAAAATGCACCACTCTATTTTGATCCAGCGGATAATGGCATTAACCCGACAGACTTCAATATTGATGCTGCGATTAAAGGGTATTTAGCTAAAGGGGTACCCGCGAACAAGATCGTATTAGGGCTCGCCTTCTACGGCCGGGGCTGGGACGGTTGCGCCAACGTAAATGGTGGCTTATATCAAACCTGTAGTGGAGGCTCGAAGAAAGGGACAGTCGAAGCAGGCTCTTTCGATTATTGGGATCTCGAAGCCAATTATATTAATAAAAATGGCTATACCCGCTATTGGAATGATGTCACCAAGACACCTTACCTCTATAACCCAAGTACAGGCACATTCATCACGTATGACGATGTACAATCACTTCAATTCAAGACCGATTATTTGAAGGCAAAAGGGTTAGCCGGAGGCATGTTCTGGGAGTTCTCTGGGGATAAAACCAAAACGTTGCTTCGTGCGGTTTCAGATTTCCTGCCCCGACAATCGTTAAGTATGCCTTGA
- a CDS encoding glycoside hydrolase family 15 protein, with protein sequence MTTHLERKPYLVDAVIGNSKFLASLTQTGRLVRLWWPNVGFPQHVDVIRTGIRMEGAATSWFDSAEHEHGWEHEAAYVPRTNLFRVNAKHNQCPIEVEKVSFAVPGQDILVFDYHFTNRGEQPATFHFVHYSSMTVSESPYYHTTQFDVEADSLVHFRHRYFFMASSANVCTKFQAANAWDQANQGTLDGNRIQMAPDGAMEWTFSNVAPGETVSLPVYITAGHTLDEAKHVMRQAKDRPVEAWTTETTQYWMEFLKTAKSCPMDDPRIIELYERSLLAMKLMADEETGSIIAAPEFDEHFAQCGGYAYCWGRDAAFITTALDHAGLTDLSDRFYLWTLTAQDPDGAWQQRHYHDGALAPSWGIQLDEGASILWGMYQHVLVLSNEEQERFLHQIWSAVLAGANFLTKQIDSETGLPRASRDLWEERDGQHTYSAAAVYAGLDAAASLAERMGESELSDTWRSAAESIAQSITDRCWNKSQGVFYRGLKLEVSEDVYRQAQEQGIPTSMETREKGYPVYQLEHDPIVDVSLLGISVPFNVVPASHPYAVQTADTVERSLTSPSVGGIKRYENDQYIGGNPWILTTLWLAQYRVMNGQKDEARQLLKWAVDHQTKTGLLPEQVDRHSGDTAWVVPLTWSHAMFILTVHMLAETE encoded by the coding sequence ATGACGACGCATTTGGAACGTAAACCTTATCTTGTTGATGCAGTGATCGGCAATTCGAAATTTCTCGCTTCGTTAACTCAGACTGGGCGTTTGGTACGCTTATGGTGGCCGAACGTCGGGTTTCCGCAACATGTGGATGTAATCCGTACCGGTATTCGAATGGAAGGTGCAGCAACGTCGTGGTTTGATAGCGCTGAGCATGAGCACGGCTGGGAGCATGAAGCAGCTTATGTACCGCGTACGAACCTGTTTCGCGTGAATGCGAAGCACAATCAATGCCCAATTGAGGTGGAAAAAGTCTCGTTTGCCGTCCCGGGTCAAGATATTCTCGTCTTCGATTACCATTTCACGAACCGAGGGGAGCAGCCGGCAACATTCCATTTTGTTCATTACTCGTCCATGACCGTCTCGGAAAGCCCTTACTACCATACGACACAATTCGATGTTGAAGCGGATTCGCTTGTTCATTTTAGGCATCGTTATTTTTTTATGGCTTCTAGTGCAAACGTGTGCACAAAATTCCAGGCGGCAAATGCTTGGGATCAGGCGAACCAGGGTACGCTTGACGGCAACCGGATTCAAATGGCGCCGGATGGGGCAATGGAGTGGACATTTTCGAATGTAGCACCTGGCGAGACGGTATCTCTTCCCGTTTATATTACAGCGGGTCATACACTGGATGAAGCGAAGCATGTCATGCGCCAAGCGAAGGACCGTCCTGTAGAAGCCTGGACGACAGAAACAACGCAATATTGGATGGAATTTCTGAAAACAGCTAAATCTTGCCCAATGGATGATCCGCGTATCATTGAACTCTATGAGCGTTCGCTGCTTGCGATGAAGCTGATGGCTGATGAGGAGACGGGAAGTATTATCGCAGCGCCTGAATTTGATGAGCATTTCGCTCAGTGTGGCGGGTACGCTTACTGTTGGGGAAGAGATGCGGCCTTCATCACGACGGCGCTCGATCATGCAGGATTAACGGATTTATCCGATCGTTTCTACTTATGGACACTAACGGCACAGGATCCGGATGGCGCATGGCAGCAGCGTCATTATCATGATGGTGCGCTGGCACCTTCATGGGGCATTCAATTAGATGAAGGGGCTTCGATTCTATGGGGAATGTACCAACACGTATTGGTTCTTTCGAATGAGGAACAGGAGCGCTTCCTTCATCAAATATGGTCTGCCGTCTTGGCAGGAGCGAATTTCTTAACGAAGCAGATAGATTCCGAGACAGGTTTGCCGCGCGCAAGTCGAGATCTATGGGAAGAACGTGACGGACAACATACATATTCAGCAGCAGCTGTATATGCAGGCTTGGATGCCGCGGCATCTCTGGCTGAACGTATGGGAGAGTCTGAATTATCTGATACATGGCGTTCAGCTGCCGAGAGCATTGCGCAATCCATTACGGATCGTTGTTGGAATAAATCTCAGGGTGTCTTCTATCGCGGTTTGAAGCTTGAGGTGAGTGAAGACGTGTATCGTCAAGCTCAGGAACAGGGCATTCCTACCTCTATGGAGACGCGTGAGAAAGGTTATCCGGTTTATCAACTGGAGCATGACCCTATCGTGGATGTGAGTTTACTCGGCATCTCCGTTCCATTTAACGTCGTGCCGGCATCGCATCCATATGCAGTGCAAACGGCCGATACGGTCGAGCGTTCATTGACTTCACCTTCTGTTGGCGGAATTAAGCGATATGAGAATGATCAGTATATTGGAGGAAACCCGTGGATCCTGACGACGTTATGGCTAGCGCAATACCGCGTGATGAACGGTCAGAAGGACGAGGCGCGGCAGCTGCTTAAGTGGGCTGTTGATCATCAGACGAAGACGGGATTACTTCCTGAGCAAGTAGATCGTCATTCTGGCGACACGGCTTGGGTTGTTCCGCTCACATGGTCGCACGCGATGTTTATTTTGACGGTGCACATGCTCGCAGAGACGGAATAA
- a CDS encoding LacI family DNA-binding transcriptional regulator, with translation MAVTIKDVAKKAGVSPSTVSRVLSNHPRISKETALKVKGIMNEMGYHSNIMARSLVSNKTYTLGMILPRPAEELFQNHFFAENIRGITTQASRNGYDVLMTTGSSESDEMEAITRLVKGRRVDGIILLQSRKYDPIIAFLQEQQFPFVLIGRYEDDPTVLCVDNDNIQAAFDATSHLIAQGHTRIGFVSGPPSLSVSQDRLQGYKQALIDHQLDMKPEWIVEGEFLQESGYRAMSFFMGLPERPTALVVIDDVVSFGIMRGLTELGYNVPEDLNIIGFNNISLTELSTPPLSSIDIGIYQLGYMASQLLIKRIQGETISQARTIVPHRLMIRESSLYTKSKRS, from the coding sequence ATGGCAGTTACTATTAAAGATGTTGCCAAGAAAGCTGGCGTTTCTCCTTCAACCGTATCACGCGTCTTGTCTAATCATCCTCGGATCAGTAAAGAGACGGCGTTGAAAGTGAAAGGGATTATGAATGAGATGGGCTATCATTCAAATATTATGGCCCGTAGTCTTGTCTCGAATAAAACATATACGTTAGGCATGATTTTGCCGCGCCCTGCAGAGGAATTGTTCCAGAATCATTTCTTTGCAGAGAACATTCGCGGGATTACAACACAGGCTTCTCGGAATGGATATGATGTATTGATGACGACGGGTTCTAGCGAGAGTGACGAAATGGAAGCGATTACACGTCTTGTAAAGGGTCGCAGGGTGGATGGGATTATTCTGCTTCAATCGCGCAAATACGATCCGATCATCGCTTTCTTACAGGAGCAGCAGTTCCCATTCGTTCTTATCGGACGATACGAAGACGATCCAACCGTGCTTTGTGTCGATAACGACAATATTCAGGCAGCATTTGACGCAACCAGTCATTTAATTGCCCAAGGGCACACTCGGATTGGGTTCGTCAGTGGGCCACCATCCTTATCGGTCTCCCAAGATCGTCTTCAAGGCTACAAACAAGCACTAATTGATCACCAATTGGACATGAAGCCGGAATGGATTGTCGAAGGGGAGTTTCTGCAGGAGAGCGGCTATCGGGCGATGTCATTTTTCATGGGCTTACCTGAACGTCCGACAGCATTAGTTGTCATTGATGATGTGGTATCCTTCGGTATTATGCGGGGGTTAACGGAATTGGGATACAACGTGCCTGAAGATTTGAATATCATCGGGTTTAATAACATTTCGCTGACTGAATTATCGACCCCACCGCTATCTAGTATTGATATTGGTATCTACCAACTCGGTTACATGGCCTCACAGTTATTAATTAAGCGGATCCAGGGGGAGACCATCTCCCAAGCGAGAACGATCGTTCCGCACCGGTTGATGATTCGCGAATCTTCTCTATATACGAAATCAAAAAGGAGTTGA
- a CDS encoding sugar ABC transporter substrate-binding protein has product MKKMLVLMLTLTMVLAIAACGGKSKEESSTEKTQQPTTQTEEAATTEEEFLPEPGAKLVVWSSGTEKALVDEAAKAFKEKYGIDVEFQEVGPDKSIERMTTDGPAGVGADVFLAVHDRIGSAVQSGIILPNDYHEEETKANNSEKAIEALTIDNILYGYPNSVETTAVFYNKDLVPEAPKTWDDVIKFAKTFNDPKKQKYAYMWENGNGYWNFGFLGGYGAYVFGKDGSDPSDIGLNNEGGVEAMKFFQSLKSSVLPLKTADITSDIKKSLFTEGKLAMNVSGPWDTISLKEAVKNLGVMEYPTLPNGKPMKPFSGVKAFLVNANTKYPNAAKLFAQLITSEEFQIRDFELLGNLPSNKKAAENDKIKNDPFASVFLKQFENSVPMPKIQQMNAFWSVHEATFTSIWNDGVDPKVALDDMVKKMQDSIASSK; this is encoded by the coding sequence ATGAAAAAAATGTTGGTTCTCATGTTGACTTTGACGATGGTACTCGCAATCGCAGCATGCGGCGGGAAATCGAAAGAAGAATCCTCAACTGAAAAAACGCAACAACCTACCACGCAAACCGAAGAGGCTGCAACAACAGAAGAAGAATTCTTACCAGAGCCTGGTGCTAAATTGGTGGTATGGAGCAGTGGTACAGAGAAAGCGCTCGTTGACGAAGCAGCTAAAGCATTTAAAGAAAAATACGGTATCGATGTCGAGTTCCAAGAAGTTGGTCCAGATAAATCAATCGAGCGCATGACAACAGACGGCCCTGCCGGCGTAGGCGCTGACGTATTCCTTGCGGTTCATGACCGTATCGGTAGCGCGGTACAATCCGGTATTATTCTGCCGAACGACTATCATGAAGAAGAGACAAAAGCAAATAACAGCGAAAAAGCGATCGAAGCACTTACGATTGACAACATCCTATACGGATACCCGAACTCGGTCGAGACAACGGCTGTGTTCTACAACAAGGATCTAGTTCCTGAAGCTCCAAAAACATGGGACGATGTCATCAAGTTCGCAAAAACGTTCAATGATCCGAAAAAACAAAAATATGCTTACATGTGGGAAAACGGTAACGGCTACTGGAACTTCGGCTTCCTCGGCGGATATGGCGCTTATGTATTCGGTAAAGACGGTTCCGATCCATCCGATATCGGTCTGAACAACGAAGGCGGCGTAGAAGCAATGAAGTTCTTCCAATCCTTGAAAAGTTCCGTGCTTCCTCTAAAAACAGCTGATATCACTTCCGATATCAAGAAAAGCTTGTTCACCGAGGGCAAATTAGCAATGAACGTAAGCGGTCCATGGGATACGATCTCCCTTAAAGAAGCCGTTAAGAACCTTGGCGTGATGGAATACCCAACACTACCAAACGGCAAGCCAATGAAGCCATTCTCCGGCGTCAAAGCATTCTTGGTCAATGCAAACACGAAATATCCGAATGCAGCTAAATTATTCGCACAATTGATCACATCGGAAGAATTCCAAATTCGTGATTTCGAATTGCTCGGCAACCTTCCATCGAACAAAAAAGCAGCTGAGAACGATAAAATCAAAAACGATCCATTCGCATCGGTATTCTTGAAGCAGTTCGAGAACTCGGTTCCAATGCCTAAGATTCAACAAATGAATGCTTTCTGGAGCGTACATGAAGCAACCTTTACATCGATCTGGAACGATGGCGTAGATCCGAAAGTTGCACTAGACGACATGGTTAAGAAAATGCAAGATAGTATCGCATCCAGCAAATAA
- a CDS encoding carbohydrate ABC transporter permease, giving the protein MNRYARTAGWLSVLSMGLGQLYNRQWLKGALFLLTHITGITLITTVLSKHIAGFFTLGEQGQHLVKVGKIYKNVPGDHSIFMMIYGLLSIMVVLIYLFIYYMNVRDAVANGRMREKGQPTKSFIDSIRYGVNNNFPWLILAIPIIGVLFFTIMPILFMIFMAFTNYSAPEHIPPKNLVDWIGLQTFKDLFTLNVWSDTFFGVLTWTIIWAILATVTCYFGGILVALLINQQGIKFKGLWRTLFIIPYAIPQFVSLLVMRNMLNDKFGPINQYFRFFGLDGLPWLSDPFWAKVSVIVVNMWIGIPVTMVLVMGILTSIPKDLYEAAEVDGATPWVKFRNITMPFVLFSTAPILITQFAGNINNFNVIFLLTKGGPSSIDYNMAGKTDLLVTWLYKLTLENNKYNVASAVGILIFIIIASVSIFSYTRSKSYREEDMIQ; this is encoded by the coding sequence TTGAATCGATATGCTAGAACAGCCGGTTGGTTATCTGTTCTGAGTATGGGATTGGGACAGCTCTATAATCGTCAGTGGTTGAAAGGCGCGCTGTTCTTACTCACTCATATCACAGGAATTACTTTAATAACTACAGTACTCAGCAAACATATTGCTGGATTCTTCACCCTTGGGGAACAAGGACAACATCTTGTCAAAGTCGGCAAGATCTATAAGAACGTACCTGGAGATCACTCGATCTTCATGATGATCTATGGCCTATTATCCATAATGGTCGTACTTATCTATCTGTTCATCTACTATATGAATGTTCGTGATGCCGTTGCGAATGGACGCATGCGCGAGAAAGGTCAGCCTACGAAGTCGTTCATCGATTCCATTCGATACGGTGTGAATAATAATTTCCCTTGGCTGATCCTAGCCATTCCAATTATCGGTGTATTGTTCTTTACGATTATGCCGATTCTGTTCATGATTTTTATGGCTTTCACCAACTACTCTGCACCTGAACATATCCCACCGAAGAACCTTGTCGATTGGATTGGACTGCAGACTTTCAAAGATCTATTCACCTTAAACGTCTGGAGCGATACCTTCTTCGGCGTACTAACTTGGACAATTATCTGGGCCATATTGGCGACAGTGACGTGTTATTTTGGCGGAATTCTGGTTGCGCTACTCATTAACCAACAAGGCATTAAGTTCAAAGGATTATGGAGAACATTGTTCATTATCCCTTATGCCATTCCACAGTTCGTCTCTCTGCTCGTTATGCGGAACATGTTAAATGATAAATTCGGACCGATTAACCAATATTTCCGTTTCTTTGGGCTCGATGGCCTGCCATGGCTAAGTGATCCTTTCTGGGCAAAAGTATCGGTTATTGTCGTAAATATGTGGATCGGGATTCCAGTCACCATGGTCCTTGTTATGGGCATTCTGACTTCGATTCCAAAAGATCTCTATGAAGCAGCTGAGGTAGATGGCGCTACACCTTGGGTGAAGTTCCGAAATATTACGATGCCTTTCGTGCTATTCTCAACCGCTCCGATTCTGATCACACAGTTCGCAGGAAACATTAACAACTTTAATGTCATTTTCCTGTTGACCAAAGGTGGTCCATCATCGATTGATTACAACATGGCGGGAAAAACAGACTTGCTCGTAACCTGGCTCTATAAGCTGACGCTAGAGAATAACAAGTATAATGTCGCTTCCGCTGTCGGTATTCTTATTTTCATCATCATCGCATCCGTATCGATCTTCAGCTACACGAGATCCAAATCGTACCGTGAGGAGGATATGATTCAATGA